In the Thalassoglobus sp. JC818 genome, one interval contains:
- a CDS encoding PQQ-binding-like beta-propeller repeat protein yields the protein MVRLGTLCWGVIFTLLGLGSSALAGDWPQILGPNRNGIASADEKLADEWPSGGPPVIWEKNVGSGYAGVAVEGDDVILFHRVKRNEVVELLSAETGESKWKVEWPTDFYPQVGGGDGPLCVPVIAGNRIVAFGAEGVLTCIDRISGKQLWQVDTQSEFGAREGYFGFGSTPLVIGERVIVNVGGSKENAGVVGFDLESGEVLWSRTEEPASYSAPVECSISGMPHVMIITRYKCMLMDPENGYLRFQFPFGQRGPTVNGASPVVLGDHVLVTSSYGIGSKYVKFDFFGSKEVWETERTMASQYCTPIVIDEKIYVIDGRDDVPPADLKCLELKTGKLVWSEPNFGYGTLIHADGKFLACLVSGEVLLGRMEDTRMKVLSRARLFRSTMRALPALSNGRLYLRDQSTLKCYSVAPGL from the coding sequence ATGGTACGTTTGGGGACGTTGTGTTGGGGAGTCATCTTCACTCTGCTGGGGCTCGGTAGTTCCGCATTGGCTGGTGACTGGCCGCAGATTCTGGGACCGAACCGTAACGGCATCGCTTCAGCCGACGAAAAACTGGCTGATGAATGGCCATCTGGTGGACCACCAGTGATTTGGGAGAAAAACGTCGGGAGTGGTTATGCTGGCGTTGCTGTTGAGGGTGACGATGTCATCCTGTTTCATCGAGTGAAGCGAAACGAAGTTGTCGAATTGCTTTCCGCAGAAACGGGCGAATCGAAGTGGAAAGTCGAGTGGCCGACCGACTTTTACCCGCAAGTGGGTGGCGGAGATGGTCCGCTTTGCGTGCCTGTCATTGCGGGGAATCGAATTGTTGCCTTTGGGGCTGAGGGCGTCCTGACATGTATTGATCGGATTTCGGGCAAACAGCTTTGGCAGGTCGATACTCAGTCGGAATTCGGAGCCCGGGAAGGTTACTTCGGGTTTGGCAGCACACCTCTTGTTATTGGCGAACGGGTGATCGTCAATGTAGGAGGTTCAAAAGAGAATGCGGGTGTCGTTGGTTTTGATCTGGAATCGGGAGAGGTTCTGTGGAGCAGAACCGAGGAACCGGCCAGCTACTCCGCTCCAGTTGAGTGTTCCATCTCCGGCATGCCGCATGTCATGATTATCACTCGCTACAAGTGCATGCTGATGGATCCGGAAAACGGATATCTTCGATTTCAGTTCCCATTCGGTCAACGGGGACCGACCGTCAACGGAGCAAGTCCCGTTGTTCTCGGCGATCACGTTCTCGTGACTTCCAGCTACGGAATTGGTTCAAAATACGTGAAGTTTGACTTCTTCGGTTCTAAGGAAGTCTGGGAAACGGAACGGACGATGGCGTCTCAGTACTGCACGCCGATCGTGATCGACGAAAAAATTTACGTGATTGACGGACGAGACGACGTTCCGCCTGCCGACTTGAAGTGCCTCGAGCTGAAAACGGGAAAACTTGTCTGGTCAGAGCCAAATTTCGGATACGGAACCCTCATTCACGCTGATGGGAAGTTTCTGGCGTGCCTTGTTTCCGGTGAAGTTCTGCTGGGCAGGATGGAGGACACACGCATGAAAGTGCTGTCTCGGGCGAGGCTCTTTCGCTCGACGATGAGGGCTCTTCCAGCTCTCTCAAATGGGAGACTGTACCTCAGAGATCAATCAACTCTGAAGTGTTACAGCGTTGCACCCGGTTTATAA
- the rnpA gene encoding ribonuclease P protein component: MSNETSSETEPAIPPSEDGVGQSRTFSREQRLRSGRDFERVYARKLRAGNEHLLIFADRSPTGVTRIGLSVSRKNGNSVVRHRIRRLLKEAFRLSQSDLPDGIDLILIPRPGSNSTVQDYQRALVSLSSKLARRITAS, encoded by the coding sequence ATGTCGAATGAGACTTCCAGTGAGACAGAACCTGCGATCCCCCCATCAGAGGATGGAGTCGGGCAGAGTCGAACGTTTTCCCGAGAGCAGCGACTGAGAAGCGGCCGCGACTTCGAGCGGGTTTACGCGCGGAAACTTCGTGCGGGCAATGAACATCTTCTGATTTTTGCGGACAGAAGCCCGACTGGGGTAACGCGTATCGGGCTGAGCGTGTCGCGGAAGAACGGAAACTCAGTCGTTCGACATCGCATTCGACGGCTTCTCAAGGAAGCGTTTCGACTCTCTCAAAGCGACCTTCCCGATGGAATCGATTTGATCCTCATTCCGCGTCCCGGTTCAAATTCAACCGTACAGGATTATCAGCGGGCATTGGTTAGTCTCTCATCCAAGCTGGCTCGAAGGATCACTGCGAGCTAA
- a CDS encoding Nramp family divalent metal transporter: protein MNSTPSSNPWYYRIGPGLITACVVIGPGSITTSSSVGANNGYSMLWIVVVSVAFMMLYMTLGAKLGVVADRSAGDLIRQHAGSWLAILVGCCVFFISAAYQSGNNFGVASAFEAFSDSQEVIVGLIVAFNAIALMFLFAFKDLYKMLERLMMAFVGLMLICFAINLVRLEPDLGEMAAGFVPSVGMIELDLLGLLGTTFVTTAAFYQVYLVRQKGWGESELQNGLMDARIGSVIMGVLTIMLMSTAAAGLYTGEPVVLKSPVDIARALEATFGTNGKVIFCFGVFSAAYSSFLVNSMIGGFILSDGLGLGASPDQKWPRLFTAAGLLTGMTFGIAAILFGFDLTPSLIMAQAVTVIGAPLIAAILFWLTSRKDIMGKHVNSPATNLGAALGLILLLGIAGYTAFVKIPDKYRNYVASTSEAAEEASAANAEAEAIDEDDE, encoded by the coding sequence ATGAATTCCACTCCTTCGTCGAATCCTTGGTACTACCGCATTGGCCCGGGACTGATCACAGCATGCGTTGTTATCGGTCCTGGCAGTATCACGACCAGTTCCTCGGTCGGTGCCAACAACGGCTATTCAATGCTTTGGATTGTTGTCGTTTCCGTTGCATTCATGATGCTTTACATGACTCTCGGGGCGAAACTCGGTGTGGTCGCTGATCGTTCCGCTGGCGATTTAATTCGTCAGCATGCTGGGTCATGGCTGGCGATCCTGGTCGGCTGTTGCGTCTTCTTCATCTCGGCAGCTTACCAGTCAGGAAACAACTTCGGTGTCGCTTCCGCATTCGAAGCATTCTCGGACTCGCAGGAAGTCATCGTCGGTCTGATTGTGGCATTTAATGCCATCGCGTTGATGTTTCTGTTCGCATTTAAAGATCTCTATAAAATGCTCGAACGCCTGATGATGGCGTTCGTCGGACTGATGCTGATTTGCTTCGCGATCAATCTCGTCCGACTGGAGCCCGATCTGGGAGAGATGGCAGCAGGCTTTGTTCCATCCGTTGGGATGATCGAACTCGACTTGCTGGGGCTTCTCGGAACGACGTTCGTCACGACAGCTGCCTTCTATCAAGTTTATCTTGTTCGACAAAAAGGCTGGGGTGAGTCGGAACTTCAAAACGGCCTGATGGATGCCCGAATCGGATCGGTCATCATGGGAGTCCTGACGATCATGCTGATGTCGACCGCAGCGGCGGGGTTATATACCGGAGAACCGGTCGTACTAAAATCTCCCGTTGACATTGCGCGAGCTCTTGAAGCAACGTTTGGAACCAACGGCAAAGTGATCTTTTGCTTCGGCGTCTTCTCAGCTGCCTATTCATCGTTTCTCGTCAATTCAATGATCGGTGGCTTCATCCTCTCAGATGGCCTCGGACTTGGAGCAAGTCCCGATCAGAAATGGCCCCGACTCTTCACAGCAGCCGGATTGCTGACGGGCATGACTTTCGGAATCGCCGCCATTTTGTTCGGTTTCGATCTGACTCCTTCGCTCATTATGGCCCAGGCAGTCACAGTGATTGGAGCCCCACTCATTGCAGCCATCTTATTCTGGTTGACGTCTCGCAAAGACATCATGGGGAAACACGTCAACTCTCCTGCCACCAATTTGGGAGCGGCACTGGGACTGATCCTCCTGCTAGGCATCGCCGGATACACCGCGTTCGTCAAGATTCCCGACAAATACCGAAACTACGTTGCCTCCACTTCAGAAGCCGCTGAAGAAGCATCCGCAGCGAATGCCGAAGCTGAAGCCATCGATGAAGACGACGAATGA
- a CDS encoding NAD(P)-dependent oxidoreductase, translated as MNESLPDEIADLEQLEVLLSRPTQGVINRWESTPGDVLVLGAGGKMGPSLTRMLRRATQDVGSPRRIIAVSRFSDQSLPEQLHSWGIETISGDLLDENFIAGLPETPNVIFMTGAKFGTSGDASRTWAMNVWLPSVVCQRFPNSRIGAFSTGNVYPLVPVNSGGSVETDDVNPVGEYGMSALGRERMFEYFSRRNQSPTLIARLNYAVEMRYGVLVDLAKQVLEQHPSELTMGYANVIWQGDANALFLQAMAEAESPATILNIAGSSIFSTHQVCQRFAEAFGQSWTPAGEAQPTALLNNGSLAHQKYGEPEVSLDTLIQWTANWLKRDLPTHSKPTHFEVRDGKF; from the coding sequence ATGAATGAATCTCTGCCCGATGAGATTGCAGATCTTGAACAACTTGAAGTACTCTTAAGCAGACCAACACAAGGCGTCATCAATCGATGGGAATCGACTCCCGGGGATGTTCTGGTGCTTGGAGCCGGGGGAAAGATGGGCCCCTCGCTGACTCGAATGTTGCGACGAGCAACCCAGGACGTCGGATCGCCACGTCGCATCATCGCCGTCAGCAGGTTTTCCGATCAATCTCTTCCAGAACAGCTTCACAGCTGGGGAATCGAAACAATCTCCGGAGACTTGTTGGACGAGAACTTTATCGCCGGCCTTCCGGAGACTCCCAACGTCATCTTCATGACAGGAGCAAAATTCGGGACATCCGGCGATGCGTCTCGCACATGGGCGATGAACGTCTGGCTGCCGTCAGTTGTTTGCCAGCGATTCCCCAACAGCAGAATCGGAGCGTTCTCGACCGGCAACGTCTATCCGCTTGTCCCCGTGAACTCAGGTGGTTCGGTCGAAACCGATGACGTGAATCCGGTCGGCGAATACGGGATGTCGGCACTTGGTCGTGAACGGATGTTCGAATACTTTTCTCGCCGCAATCAATCTCCAACTCTCATTGCACGACTCAACTACGCCGTTGAAATGAGGTATGGCGTCCTCGTTGATCTCGCCAAACAAGTTCTGGAACAACATCCCTCCGAACTGACGATGGGATACGCAAACGTCATCTGGCAAGGCGATGCCAACGCCCTGTTCTTGCAAGCAATGGCCGAGGCAGAATCACCAGCGACCATTCTTAATATTGCCGGTTCATCAATCTTCTCAACTCATCAGGTCTGTCAGAGATTTGCGGAAGCATTCGGTCAAAGCTGGACACCTGCCGGAGAAGCACAACCGACCGCACTCTTAAACAATGGGTCGCTGGCTCATCAGAAGTACGGGGAACCGGAAGTCTCCCTCGATACGTTGATTCAATGGACCGCAAATTGGCTAAAACGAGATCTTCCAACTCATTCCAAGCCGACGCATTTTGAAGTTCGAGACGGAAAATTCTGA
- a CDS encoding dihydrodipicolinate synthase family protein: MQISSLRQQLLSGLVIPAHPLALNSKRQLDERYQRALSRYYLAAGAGGLAVGVHTTQFAIHDEKVGLYKPVLELAAEEISRSGMTETVRVAGIVGKTQQATKEASIARELGYHCGLLSLSALQGSSEAEILSHCRAVADVLPVFGFYLQEGIGGISLSYSFWKKFVEIENVVAIKIAAFNRYQTIDVVRALAESGREDIALYTGNDDTIVTDLMTSYEFSNASEAKPLQFSGGLLGHWAVWTKSAVDLLSEIKSIKREETIPSRYLKIANQVTDMNAVIFDAANGFHGCIPGILEVLRRQGLVPGCWCLDEAETMSKGQAAEIDRICAAYPHLIDDEFVQAHRDEWLD; the protein is encoded by the coding sequence ATGCAAATCTCCTCCCTTCGCCAACAACTCCTCAGCGGGCTTGTAATCCCTGCTCATCCGCTCGCCCTGAATTCGAAACGTCAACTGGACGAAAGATATCAACGAGCTCTCAGCCGCTATTACCTCGCAGCCGGAGCCGGTGGTTTAGCGGTCGGCGTACACACGACGCAGTTTGCGATTCACGACGAAAAAGTCGGGCTCTACAAACCTGTTCTCGAACTCGCTGCCGAAGAGATCAGCCGAAGTGGAATGACTGAGACCGTGCGAGTTGCGGGGATTGTCGGCAAAACACAACAAGCCACGAAAGAAGCGTCCATCGCACGCGAACTCGGCTATCACTGCGGACTCCTCAGCCTCTCTGCACTTCAGGGCAGCAGCGAGGCAGAAATACTCTCACATTGCCGCGCTGTCGCAGATGTACTTCCCGTGTTCGGCTTTTATCTTCAGGAAGGCATCGGCGGAATTTCTCTCTCCTACTCTTTCTGGAAAAAATTCGTCGAGATCGAAAACGTCGTCGCGATTAAAATTGCAGCATTCAATCGTTATCAAACGATCGATGTCGTGCGTGCACTTGCAGAATCTGGCCGTGAAGACATCGCACTTTATACCGGCAACGATGACACCATCGTCACCGACTTAATGACCTCGTACGAATTCTCAAACGCTTCCGAAGCCAAACCTCTTCAGTTCTCCGGAGGACTGCTCGGGCACTGGGCTGTCTGGACCAAGTCCGCTGTCGACCTGTTAAGCGAAATTAAATCCATCAAGAGGGAGGAAACGATTCCGTCTCGCTACCTGAAAATCGCGAATCAGGTCACGGACATGAACGCAGTCATCTTCGATGCTGCCAACGGTTTTCACGGGTGCATACCCGGTATCCTGGAAGTTCTCCGTCGGCAGGGACTCGTTCCCGGCTGCTGGTGTCTGGATGAAGCAGAAACGATGAGCAAGGGACAAGCTGCAGAAATCGACCGAATCTGCGCCGCCTATCCGCATCTCATCGACGACGAATTTGTTCAAGCACATCGCGATGAATGGTTAGATTAA
- a CDS encoding glycosyltransferase family 39 protein, producing the protein MIESQVLHRRWLIAILFVALVFRVGGVVVLQQRLDAKGQQFLIAGDAEGYWQLGQKIVEGEDYAIHTPPRYVHRMPGFPVLLAAIMAVFGQHFLPVRIVLAVIATLACLLVYWLGKRIGTERTGLIAAAIAAVSPTFVGFSGLILSETTFSVALLLASLACERLGRLISSPSASLSAVLQQAIWAGIAFGIGVYLKPSWILAAPLLAGAMIVLLRPSVRTIASAAIVVLAMVVSLLPWAIRNELVSGHFTLTTFWMGPSLYDGVQPGANGESDMRFFDDDGLAGEMTEYEVDQEYRKRSRELIFADPLRVAHLSWLKLVRYWNLWPNADQFQSWPLKALLSFFYLPVFTLSLYGAWVHRGQYWSMVICLGPVLYFMLIHLVFVSSLRYRLPGEYPMLVMTALGIEAVLFRSGQSRPKLENNSD; encoded by the coding sequence ATGATCGAGTCGCAAGTCCTTCATCGTCGCTGGCTGATCGCGATTTTGTTCGTCGCTCTCGTGTTTCGCGTGGGCGGAGTGGTTGTGCTTCAACAGCGACTCGACGCGAAAGGTCAGCAATTTTTGATCGCTGGCGACGCAGAGGGATACTGGCAGCTTGGCCAGAAAATTGTGGAAGGCGAAGACTACGCGATTCACACGCCGCCGCGATATGTGCATCGAATGCCTGGGTTTCCGGTCCTGCTCGCTGCGATCATGGCGGTTTTCGGACAACACTTTCTGCCCGTTCGCATCGTGCTTGCAGTCATTGCCACGTTGGCCTGCCTGCTTGTTTACTGGCTCGGAAAACGAATCGGAACCGAGCGGACAGGGCTCATCGCTGCTGCGATTGCCGCAGTGTCGCCGACGTTTGTCGGATTCTCCGGATTGATTCTTTCCGAAACAACGTTCAGCGTCGCGCTGCTGCTGGCCTCGCTCGCGTGCGAACGACTAGGCCGACTGATTTCTTCGCCATCAGCATCACTCTCTGCGGTCCTGCAACAGGCGATTTGGGCGGGAATCGCGTTTGGGATCGGAGTGTATCTGAAGCCAAGCTGGATTCTCGCTGCTCCGTTGTTAGCTGGAGCGATGATTGTTTTGCTGAGACCATCTGTGCGAACGATCGCATCGGCAGCCATTGTTGTTCTGGCAATGGTCGTTTCGCTGTTACCGTGGGCCATTCGAAACGAGCTAGTCTCCGGTCACTTCACGCTCACAACTTTTTGGATGGGACCGAGTCTCTATGATGGGGTTCAACCGGGAGCGAATGGTGAAAGCGACATGCGTTTCTTCGATGATGATGGATTGGCAGGAGAAATGACCGAATACGAAGTCGACCAAGAGTATCGAAAACGATCTCGAGAACTGATCTTTGCCGATCCTCTCCGGGTTGCCCATTTGTCCTGGTTGAAGCTTGTTCGATACTGGAATCTGTGGCCCAACGCAGATCAGTTTCAATCTTGGCCGCTCAAGGCTTTACTCAGCTTTTTCTATTTGCCTGTCTTTACATTGTCGCTCTACGGTGCGTGGGTTCATCGGGGCCAATACTGGTCTATGGTCATTTGCCTCGGCCCGGTACTCTACTTCATGTTGATTCACCTGGTCTTTGTCAGTTCTCTGCGATATCGCCTGCCTGGGGAATACCCGATGCTTGTCATGACAGCTTTGGGGATCGAGGCGGTTTTATTCAGGTCCGGACAATCTCGACCGAAATTGGAGAATAACTCGGACTAG
- the asnB gene encoding asparagine synthase (glutamine-hydrolyzing) — protein MCGIAGGVWSANSEPLSQSHLEKMLHAIRHRGPDDYGVYFSATEENRNETLSASAALGHRRLSIIDLSGGRQPLSNEDGTVWVSFNGEIYNYRELRKELIQQGHVFRTDSDTEVIVHLYEEYGVRCVDKMRGMFVFAVWDESRERLLLARDRLGQKPLFYRQESGRLLFASELKAILQVPGIPLQVNRQAIDLYLTYQYIPHPTSILTGFQKLPPASIAVYERNELTVERYWKPPYDDLIEATPTARAEALEELRSTLTEAVRLRMRSDVPLGAFLSGGIDSTIIAGLMQSLSEQPVHTFSIGFPVHEYDERAYAREAAKFLGTEHHEFLVDPSALETLSTLIWHYDEPFSDSSAIPTMALSEVTRKIVTVALSGDGSDELFAGYHRYRAVDLAGKADWLPGPVKAALAAKIWQKIPTSTRQRSLGRRAKRFIAALGQSPERRYLRWIGIFDEDSRHNLYTREFQESLNGYDSGDFIDDAYAEFPNRDFLTRTTAVDVMTYLPCDILTKVDIASMCHSLEARSPFLDHHVVELAARMPIEWKYSNGKGKQILIDAFSDLIPESIQNRSKMGFGVPIDHWFRNELKSLMKETLLSDRCLDRGYFRPDSLKLMIDEHLNGRWDHSYRLWNLVCLEHWHRVFLEGDRPEETVPA, from the coding sequence ATGTGTGGAATCGCGGGCGGAGTCTGGTCCGCCAACTCGGAGCCCTTGAGTCAAAGTCATCTGGAGAAAATGCTCCATGCGATCCGTCATCGCGGTCCGGACGACTACGGCGTCTACTTTTCGGCGACCGAGGAAAACAGAAACGAAACACTATCCGCATCTGCCGCACTCGGGCATCGACGACTCTCGATCATTGACCTGAGCGGCGGACGGCAGCCGCTGTCGAACGAAGATGGAACCGTCTGGGTTTCGTTCAATGGGGAGATCTACAACTACCGGGAACTCCGGAAGGAATTGATTCAACAGGGGCACGTGTTCCGGACTGACTCGGATACGGAAGTGATCGTCCACCTGTATGAGGAGTACGGGGTTCGGTGCGTCGACAAAATGCGAGGCATGTTCGTCTTCGCAGTTTGGGATGAATCCCGCGAGCGGCTGCTCCTCGCGCGAGACCGGCTCGGTCAGAAGCCGTTATTCTACCGTCAAGAATCGGGTCGACTCTTATTCGCGAGTGAACTGAAAGCAATTCTTCAGGTCCCGGGAATTCCTCTGCAAGTTAATCGGCAGGCCATTGATCTCTATCTGACCTATCAATACATCCCGCATCCGACATCAATACTCACTGGCTTTCAGAAGCTTCCTCCAGCTTCCATCGCTGTTTATGAGCGGAATGAATTGACCGTCGAACGGTACTGGAAGCCACCTTACGACGATCTGATCGAAGCGACACCGACAGCACGCGCTGAAGCATTGGAAGAGCTTCGCAGCACGTTGACTGAAGCGGTTCGCTTGAGAATGCGATCGGATGTCCCGCTCGGGGCGTTTTTGTCCGGAGGGATCGACTCGACGATCATTGCAGGATTGATGCAGTCACTGTCGGAGCAACCGGTTCACACGTTCTCGATTGGCTTCCCGGTCCATGAATACGATGAGCGGGCTTACGCTCGTGAGGCGGCCAAGTTTCTCGGAACGGAACATCACGAGTTTCTTGTTGATCCGTCGGCACTGGAAACGTTATCGACGCTGATCTGGCATTATGACGAACCCTTCAGCGACAGTTCTGCAATTCCGACGATGGCACTATCGGAAGTGACTCGAAAGATTGTCACCGTCGCATTGTCCGGCGACGGCAGCGACGAACTCTTCGCAGGTTACCATCGATATCGAGCAGTCGATCTGGCGGGCAAAGCTGATTGGTTACCGGGTCCGGTGAAGGCTGCTCTGGCAGCGAAGATCTGGCAGAAGATTCCGACGTCCACCCGCCAACGTTCTCTCGGTCGTCGTGCAAAGCGATTCATCGCCGCACTGGGACAGTCTCCGGAGCGACGGTACTTGCGCTGGATCGGGATCTTCGATGAAGACTCCCGCCACAATCTCTACACGCGGGAGTTTCAAGAGTCGTTGAACGGCTACGACAGTGGTGATTTCATCGATGATGCCTACGCCGAATTTCCCAATCGTGACTTCCTCACGCGAACCACCGCGGTCGATGTCATGACGTATCTCCCGTGTGACATTCTGACGAAAGTGGACATCGCGAGCATGTGTCACAGCCTCGAAGCACGCAGCCCATTTCTTGACCATCACGTCGTCGAACTCGCTGCGCGAATGCCGATTGAGTGGAAGTATTCCAACGGAAAGGGGAAGCAAATCCTCATCGATGCTTTCTCCGATCTGATTCCCGAATCAATTCAGAATCGCTCGAAAATGGGATTCGGAGTTCCGATCGATCACTGGTTCCGCAACGAACTCAAATCGTTGATGAAGGAGACACTTTTGTCGGACCGGTGCCTCGATCGCGGTTACTTTCGACCAGACTCACTGAAATTGATGATCGACGAACACCTCAACGGACGTTGGGATCACTCGTATCGATTGTGGAATCTTGTGTGTCTTGAACACTGGCACCGAGTCTTTTTGGAAGGAGACCGACCAGAGGAAACTGTCCCAGCATGA
- a CDS encoding DNA topoisomerase I, translating to MPYPPNWLLRQILAPVIRPATRLIIGMLAIPMLRVLRKKVARSKEWDDEFEKDVEQWFRSSLLLFFATKNVELWLGSWLDLKFNFTLDHWWVTAGRLLLAIGVVESMPDQELFAIVHPGPPRPKWVKGRGLIGNVSDQFRPILRGLVCQHLNRSSPVLAIMAAIMGGTVGWVCYAMAITQYLIIGLVTSRDKARDVLSEFDRQVARRRQELVEEFELDDEDSTDDELPQASESDPKPI from the coding sequence ATGCCATATCCCCCGAACTGGTTGCTTCGACAGATCCTGGCTCCAGTGATCCGACCTGCAACACGGCTGATCATCGGGATGTTGGCAATTCCCATGCTTCGCGTATTGCGAAAGAAAGTCGCCCGCTCCAAGGAATGGGACGATGAGTTCGAAAAGGACGTCGAACAGTGGTTTCGCAGCTCGTTGCTTCTCTTTTTTGCAACTAAGAATGTCGAATTGTGGCTGGGATCGTGGCTTGATCTGAAGTTCAATTTCACACTCGATCACTGGTGGGTGACCGCTGGCCGACTTTTGCTGGCAATCGGAGTGGTCGAGTCGATGCCGGATCAGGAACTGTTCGCCATCGTCCATCCCGGTCCTCCCCGCCCGAAATGGGTGAAAGGGCGAGGTCTGATCGGGAATGTGTCTGATCAATTTCGGCCGATACTTCGAGGTCTCGTCTGCCAGCATCTGAATCGATCGTCACCGGTTCTCGCGATTATGGCAGCCATCATGGGCGGCACCGTAGGTTGGGTCTGTTATGCGATGGCGATCACGCAATACCTTATCATTGGTCTTGTGACCTCCCGTGATAAAGCTCGCGATGTGCTCTCTGAGTTCGATCGCCAGGTGGCGAGGCGGCGTCAGGAACTTGTCGAAGAGTTCGAACTCGACGACGAAGACTCGACCGATGATGAGCTTCCTCAAGCTTCGGAAAGTGACCCGAAACCCATCTAG
- a CDS encoding sulfate adenylyltransferase, which yields MADLIAPHGGLSEPVCCTVAAADIDSFKAEAASLPKVPVSAADLSTVYRFADGTLSPLTGPMNKETYDRVLSESVIVNDGKKYAWTIPIAFPVTSELAASLKAGTKVALTNPEGEIVATLDVNDVYEWDKQAYISSVYLTDRTDHPGADMVLKGTDADKTHLIGGEIRALPQPKNPHFGQYVLTPREVRKLIGETGWDAVVAFQTRNPLHRAHEYALVYALEVLLKEGKNAGAVLNPLIGETKGDDVNAEIRMKTYEKLISERALGDGDSDPELWGSRDDSVPDRVKLLGLDIKMFYGGPKEAIMHAIYRQNMGYTNIVIGRKHADVPFADGTAIWGDFDAHEIFDKLDGELLIEPVKVGFAAYYESMGRVDLMENHSDEKPVFISGKDVRATLQKGELVDPRIMRETTSRILAEAMKQ from the coding sequence ATGGCTGATCTTATCGCTCCACACGGCGGCCTTTCGGAGCCCGTTTGCTGCACAGTCGCAGCTGCTGACATTGACTCTTTCAAAGCAGAAGCAGCCTCCCTTCCAAAGGTTCCTGTCTCCGCCGCTGACTTGTCGACCGTGTACCGATTTGCCGACGGGACTCTCAGTCCTCTCACCGGTCCAATGAACAAGGAGACCTACGACAGAGTGCTGAGTGAATCTGTCATTGTCAATGATGGTAAGAAGTACGCCTGGACAATTCCAATCGCGTTTCCTGTGACCAGCGAACTCGCCGCGAGCCTGAAAGCGGGAACAAAAGTCGCCCTCACAAACCCAGAAGGTGAAATCGTTGCAACCCTCGACGTCAACGACGTCTATGAGTGGGACAAGCAAGCTTACATTTCTTCTGTCTACCTGACCGATCGAACTGATCATCCCGGCGCCGACATGGTTCTCAAAGGAACCGACGCCGACAAGACGCACCTCATCGGCGGAGAAATCCGAGCACTGCCACAGCCTAAGAATCCACACTTCGGCCAGTACGTTCTCACACCACGCGAAGTCCGCAAACTGATCGGCGAAACCGGTTGGGACGCAGTTGTCGCCTTCCAGACACGAAACCCACTTCACCGCGCCCACGAGTACGCCCTCGTTTACGCTCTCGAAGTTCTTCTGAAGGAAGGCAAGAACGCAGGTGCTGTTCTGAACCCGCTGATCGGCGAAACCAAGGGCGACGACGTCAACGCCGAAATCCGAATGAAGACTTACGAGAAGCTCATCAGCGAACGAGCTCTCGGCGATGGCGACAGCGATCCAGAACTCTGGGGAAGCCGCGACGATTCCGTTCCGGACCGCGTTAAGCTCCTCGGGCTGGACATCAAAATGTTCTACGGTGGCCCCAAAGAAGCCATCATGCACGCCATCTACCGCCAGAACATGGGCTACACAAACATCGTCATCGGACGAAAGCACGCCGACGTTCCGTTCGCAGACGGCACAGCCATCTGGGGTGATTTCGATGCTCACGAAATCTTTGACAAGCTCGACGGCGAACTGCTGATTGAACCGGTCAAAGTCGGTTTCGCTGCGTACTACGAATCGATGGGACGCGTCGACCTGATGGAGAATCACTCCGACGAAAAGCCGGTCTTCATCTCCGGAAAAGACGTGCGAGCCACTCTCCAGAAAGGCGAACTCGTCGACCCACGCATCATGCGAGAAACAACTTCTCGCATCCTTGCTGAAGCGATGAAGCAGTAG